Proteins encoded within one genomic window of Paenarthrobacter sp. JL.01a:
- the rpsS gene encoding 30S ribosomal protein S19 yields the protein MPRSLKKGPFVDQHLFVKVARENDKGTKNVIKTWSRRSMIIPDMLGHTIAVHDGRKHIPVFVTESMVGHKLGEFAPTRTFRGHVKDDRKGKRR from the coding sequence ATGCCACGCAGCCTGAAAAAAGGTCCTTTCGTTGACCAGCACCTCTTTGTGAAGGTCGCACGGGAAAACGATAAGGGCACCAAGAACGTCATCAAGACCTGGTCCCGTCGTTCGATGATCATCCCCGACATGCTCGGGCACACGATCGCCGTACACGACGGACGCAAGCACATCCCGGTGTTTGTCACTGAGTCGATGGTCGGGCACAAGCTCGGCGAATTCGCTCCCACGCGGACATTCCGCGGCCATGTTAAGGACGACCGTAAGGGCAAGCGCCGCTAA